One genomic window of Mustelus asterias unplaced genomic scaffold, sMusAst1.hap1.1 HAP1_SCAFFOLD_94, whole genome shotgun sequence includes the following:
- the LOC144484157 gene encoding uncharacterized protein LOC144484157: MESHKDTCTMEKPWKCAECGKGFITPSSLESHRRIHTGERPFTCSDCGKGFTQLSHLRTHQRVHTGERPFICIDCGKGFTQSSNLLGHQRVHTGERPFICTECGKGFRDSSTLQKHQRVHTGERPFTCSDCGKRFRDSSTLVRHHQFHTGERPFICSDCGKGFTQLSTLQTHQRVHTGERPFTCSQCGKGFTRSTSLLRHQRVHNC; encoded by the coding sequence atggagagtcacaaggacacctgtaccatggagaaaccatggaaatgtgcggaatGTGGGAAGGGCTTCATTACTCCATCAAGCCTGGAAAGTCatcgacgcattcacactggggagaggccgtttacttgctctgactgtgggaagggattcactcagttatcccacctgcggacacaccagcgagttcacacaggggagagaccatttatctgcattgactgtgggaagggattcactcagtcatccaacctgctcggacaccagcgagttcacactggagagaggccattcatctgcactgagtgtggaaagggattcagagattcatccactctgcagaaacaccagagagttcacactggggaaagaccattcacctgctctgattgtgggaagcgaTTCCGAGATTCCTCCACCCTGGTGAGACACCATCAGTTTcataccggggagagaccattcatctgctctgactgtgggaagggattcactcagttatccaccctgcagacacaccagcgagttcacactggggagagaccattcacctgctctcagtgtgggaagggattcactcggtcaacatccctgctgagacaccagcgagttcacaattgcTGA